The following are from one region of the Synechococcus sp. CBW1108 genome:
- the rpoB gene encoding DNA-directed RNA polymerase subunit beta → MSSAIQVAKTVTYLPDLVEVQRASFKWFLEKGLIEELESFSPITDYTGKLELHFIGSEYRLKRPRHDVEEAKRRDATFASQMYVTCRLVNKETGEIKEQEVFIGELPLMTERGTFIINGAERVIVNQIVRSPGVYFKDEQDKNGRKTFNASLIPNRGAWLKFETDKNDLLHVRVDKTRKINAHVLMRAIGLSDNDVLDKLRHPEYYQKSIEASNDEGISSEDQALLELYKKLRPGEPPSVSGGQSLLHSRFFDPKRYDLGRVGRYKINKKLRLTIPDAVRTLTAEDVLSTIDYLINLELDVGGASLDDIDHLGNRRVRSVGELLQNQVRVGLNRLERIIKERMTVGETESLTPAQLVNPKPLVAAIKEFFGSSQLSQFMDQTNPLAELTHKRRISALGPGGLTRERAGFAVRDIHPSHYGRICPIETPEGPNAGLIGSLATHARVNEYGFIETPFWKVENGIVHKSGDPIYLSADLEDECRVAPGDVPTNSDGYITADLVPVRYRQDFEKVPPEQVDYVQLSPVQVISVATSLIPFLEHDDANRALMGSNMQRQAVPLLRPERPLVGTGLETQVARDSGMVPITRVNGTVTFVDATAIVIRDDQGTDHVHHLQKYQRSNQDTCLNQRPIVRQGDPVIAGQVLADGSACEGGEIALGQNVLIAYMPWEGYNYEDAILLSDRLVHDDLYTSVHIEKYEIEARQTKLGPEEITREIPNVAEESLGHLDEMGIIRIGAYVESGDILVGKVTPKGESDQPPEEKLLRAIFGEKARDVRDNSLRVPSTERGRVVDVRIYTREQGDELPPGANMVVRVYVAQRRKIQVGDKMAGRHGNKGIISRILPQQDMPYLPDGTPIDIVLNPLGVPSRMNVGQVFECLMGWASSHLDCRVKVVPFDEMHGAEKSKQTVQAYLEEAANLPGKAWVYDPKNPGKIQLIDGRSGEPFDQPVTVGYAHILKLVHLVDDKIHARSTGPYSLVTQQPLGGKAQQGGQRLGEMEVWALEAYGAAYTLQELLTVKSDDMQGRNEALNAIVKGKPIPRPGTPESFKVLMRELQSLGLDIAVYTDAGEEVDLMQDVNPRRSTPSRPTYESLGVADYDDD, encoded by the coding sequence ATGTGGAGGAGGCCAAGCGTCGCGACGCCACCTTCGCCTCCCAGATGTATGTCACCTGCCGCCTGGTCAACAAGGAGACCGGCGAGATCAAGGAACAGGAGGTGTTCATTGGCGAACTCCCCCTGATGACCGAGCGCGGCACCTTCATCATCAATGGTGCTGAGCGGGTGATCGTCAACCAGATCGTCCGTTCCCCTGGCGTCTACTTCAAGGACGAACAGGACAAGAACGGCCGCAAGACCTTCAATGCCAGCCTGATCCCCAACCGGGGGGCCTGGCTCAAGTTTGAAACCGACAAGAACGACCTGCTGCACGTGCGGGTCGACAAGACCCGCAAGATCAACGCCCACGTGCTGATGCGGGCCATCGGCCTGTCAGACAACGACGTTCTCGACAAGCTGCGTCACCCCGAGTACTACCAGAAGTCGATCGAGGCCTCCAACGACGAGGGCATCTCCTCGGAGGACCAGGCCCTGCTGGAGCTCTACAAGAAGCTGCGGCCCGGTGAGCCCCCCTCGGTGAGCGGCGGTCAGAGCCTGCTACACAGCCGCTTCTTCGATCCCAAGCGCTACGACCTGGGCCGGGTGGGCCGCTACAAGATCAACAAGAAGCTGCGCCTCACCATCCCCGATGCGGTGCGCACCCTCACCGCCGAGGACGTGCTCAGCACGATCGACTACTTGATCAACCTGGAGCTCGATGTGGGCGGGGCCAGCCTCGACGACATCGACCACCTGGGCAACCGCCGGGTGCGTTCGGTGGGCGAGCTGCTGCAAAACCAGGTGCGAGTGGGCCTCAACCGGCTCGAGCGGATCATCAAGGAGCGCATGACCGTCGGTGAAACCGAATCGCTCACCCCGGCCCAACTGGTGAACCCCAAGCCCCTGGTGGCGGCCATCAAGGAGTTCTTCGGCTCCAGCCAGCTGAGCCAGTTCATGGACCAGACCAACCCCCTGGCCGAGCTCACCCACAAGCGCCGCATCAGCGCCCTGGGCCCAGGCGGCCTCACCCGGGAGCGGGCCGGTTTCGCCGTGCGCGACATCCACCCATCCCACTACGGCCGCATCTGTCCGATCGAAACTCCGGAGGGCCCGAATGCCGGCCTGATCGGCTCCCTGGCCACCCACGCCCGGGTGAATGAATACGGCTTCATTGAAACTCCGTTCTGGAAGGTGGAAAACGGCATCGTCCACAAGAGTGGCGATCCCATTTATCTCTCCGCCGACCTCGAGGACGAGTGCCGCGTCGCCCCCGGTGACGTGCCTACCAACTCAGACGGCTACATCACCGCCGATCTGGTGCCGGTGCGCTACCGCCAGGACTTCGAAAAGGTTCCACCTGAGCAGGTGGATTATGTCCAGCTCTCACCGGTGCAGGTGATCTCGGTGGCCACCTCCCTGATTCCCTTCCTCGAGCACGACGACGCCAACCGGGCCCTGATGGGCTCCAACATGCAGCGCCAGGCCGTGCCCCTGCTGCGTCCTGAGCGTCCCCTGGTGGGCACGGGCCTGGAAACCCAGGTCGCCCGTGACTCCGGCATGGTGCCGATCACCCGGGTCAACGGCACGGTCACCTTTGTCGATGCCACCGCCATCGTCATCCGCGATGACCAGGGCACCGACCACGTGCACCACCTGCAGAAATATCAGCGCTCCAACCAGGACACCTGCCTGAACCAGCGCCCGATCGTGCGTCAGGGCGATCCGGTGATCGCCGGTCAGGTGCTGGCCGATGGCTCGGCCTGTGAGGGCGGCGAAATCGCCCTGGGCCAGAACGTGCTGATCGCCTACATGCCCTGGGAGGGCTACAACTACGAAGACGCCATCCTGCTCAGCGATCGGCTGGTGCATGACGATCTCTACACCTCGGTGCACATCGAGAAGTACGAGATTGAGGCGCGCCAGACCAAGCTGGGTCCGGAGGAAATCACCCGTGAGATCCCCAATGTGGCCGAGGAGAGCCTGGGTCATCTCGACGAGATGGGGATCATCCGCATCGGCGCCTACGTCGAGAGCGGCGACATTCTGGTGGGCAAGGTGACCCCGAAGGGTGAATCCGACCAGCCCCCTGAAGAGAAGCTGCTGCGCGCAATCTTCGGTGAGAAGGCCCGCGATGTGCGCGACAACTCCCTGCGGGTGCCGAGTACGGAGCGGGGCCGCGTGGTGGATGTGCGCATCTACACCCGCGAGCAGGGCGACGAGCTGCCGCCGGGAGCAAACATGGTGGTGCGGGTCTACGTGGCCCAGCGCCGCAAGATCCAGGTGGGCGACAAGATGGCCGGCCGCCACGGCAACAAGGGCATCATCAGCCGCATCCTTCCCCAGCAGGACATGCCCTACCTGCCTGACGGCACCCCCATAGACATCGTGCTCAACCCCCTGGGTGTGCCGAGCCGGATGAATGTGGGCCAGGTGTTCGAATGCCTGATGGGCTGGGCTTCTTCCCACCTCGACTGCCGCGTCAAGGTTGTGCCCTTCGACGAGATGCACGGCGCCGAGAAGAGCAAGCAAACCGTGCAGGCGTACCTCGAGGAGGCCGCCAACCTGCCCGGCAAGGCCTGGGTCTACGACCCCAAGAATCCCGGCAAGATTCAGCTGATCGATGGCCGCAGCGGCGAGCCCTTCGACCAGCCGGTCACCGTGGGCTACGCCCACATTCTCAAACTGGTCCACCTGGTGGACGACAAGATCCACGCCCGCTCCACCGGCCCCTACTCCCTGGTGACCCAGCAGCCCTTGGGCGGCAAGGCCCAGCAGGGTGGCCAGCGCCTTGGTGAGATGGAGGTGTGGGCCCTCGAGGCCTACGGCGCCGCCTACACCCTGCAGGAACTGCTCACCGTCAAATCTGACGACATGCAGGGCCGCAACGAGGCGCTCAACGCCATCGTCAAGGGCAAGCCGATCCCCCGGCCCGGCACCCCTGAGTCCTTCAAGGTGCTGATGCGCGAGCTGCAGTCCCTGGGCCTCGACATCGCCGTCTACACCGATGCCGGCGAGGAAGTGGATCTGATGCAGGACGTCAACCCCCGCCGCAGCACCCCCAGCCGGCCCACCTACGAATCCCTCGGCGTCGCGGATTACGACGACGACTGA